Proteins from one Arthrobacter sp. Soc17.1.1.1 genomic window:
- a CDS encoding Mrp/NBP35 family ATP-binding protein: MNHDLPAEAAVRAALSTVIDPELRRPIDELGMLGSVTVEGGTVRVRVLLTIAGCPLRDSITADTEAALSRVDGVERVEVELGVMDQAQRDALKERLRGAGGQRGIPFNEPSSLTRVYAVASGKGGVGKSSVTVNLAAAMAAQGLRVGIVDADVHGFSVPALMGITQQPTRVDELILPPVAYGVKVISIGMFVEGNQPVSWRGPMLHRALEQFLTDVYFGDLDVLFLDLPPGTGDIAISVAQLLPASELLVVTTPQSAAADVAERAGAMAAQTGQRVAGVIENMSWLELPDGGRLELFGAGGGSTVAARLSSTLDADIPLLGSIPLDVSLREGGDAGVPLVLGTADSRARQELVTMASALARRPRGLEGLKLPVRVR, from the coding sequence GTGAACCACGACCTGCCCGCCGAGGCCGCCGTCCGTGCCGCCCTCTCGACGGTGATCGACCCGGAGCTGCGCCGGCCCATCGACGAGCTCGGGATGCTCGGGTCCGTGACCGTCGAGGGCGGGACGGTCCGCGTCCGGGTACTGCTGACCATCGCCGGGTGCCCGCTCCGTGACTCCATCACCGCCGACACCGAGGCGGCTCTCTCGCGCGTCGACGGCGTGGAGCGCGTCGAGGTGGAGCTCGGCGTGATGGACCAGGCGCAGCGGGATGCGCTGAAGGAACGCCTCAGGGGTGCCGGCGGGCAACGCGGCATCCCCTTCAACGAGCCGTCGTCGCTCACGCGCGTATACGCCGTCGCGAGCGGCAAGGGCGGTGTGGGGAAGTCCAGCGTGACCGTGAACCTGGCTGCCGCCATGGCCGCGCAGGGGCTGCGGGTGGGGATCGTGGATGCGGACGTCCACGGCTTCTCCGTGCCCGCCCTCATGGGCATCACGCAGCAGCCCACGCGTGTGGACGAGCTCATCCTGCCGCCCGTGGCGTACGGGGTGAAGGTCATCTCGATCGGCATGTTCGTGGAGGGCAACCAGCCTGTCTCCTGGCGCGGACCCATGCTGCACCGGGCACTGGAGCAGTTCCTCACCGACGTGTACTTCGGCGACCTGGACGTCCTGTTCCTCGACCTGCCGCCGGGCACCGGCGACATCGCCATCTCCGTGGCGCAGCTGCTGCCCGCCTCCGAACTCCTGGTGGTCACCACGCCGCAGAGCGCCGCCGCGGACGTGGCCGAGCGGGCCGGCGCCATGGCCGCCCAGACGGGGCAGCGGGTGGCGGGGGTCATCGAGAACATGTCGTGGCTCGAGCTGCCGGACGGCGGGCGGCTCGAACTGTTCGGTGCGGGCGGCGGGAGCACCGTGGCCGCGCGCCTGTCGTCGACGCTCGACGCGGACATCCCCCTGCTCGGCAGCATCCCGCTGGACGTGTCGCTGCGGGAGGGCGGCGACGCCGGTGTCCCCCTCGTGCTGGGCACCGCGGACTCGAGGGCGCGTCAGGAGCTGGTGACGATGGCGTCGGCGCTGGCGCGCCGTCCGCGTGGCCTGGAGGGCCTGAAGCTTCCCGTCCGTGTCCGCTGA
- a CDS encoding Sec-independent protein translocase TatB yields the protein MLGINGLELVVLAIIAVVVLGPERLPEYAAQLARLVKGLRRMATGAREQLREEVGPELDEVDWRKLDPRQYDPRRIIKEALLDDIEDVFKPVSPNAPKPAVAVPAAAAVAVSRPAVQVPIGPRLGAGDPAPYDREAT from the coding sequence GTGTTGGGAATCAACGGCCTCGAACTCGTGGTCCTGGCGATCATCGCCGTCGTGGTGCTCGGCCCGGAGCGACTTCCGGAGTACGCCGCACAGCTCGCGCGGCTCGTGAAGGGACTGCGGCGCATGGCCACCGGCGCGCGGGAGCAGCTGCGGGAGGAAGTGGGCCCGGAACTCGACGAGGTGGACTGGCGCAAGCTGGACCCCCGCCAGTACGATCCACGCCGCATCATCAAGGAGGCCCTCCTCGACGACATCGAGGACGTCTTCAAGCCCGTGAGCCCCAACGCGCCCAAACCCGCGGTCGCCGTTCCCGCAGCCGCCGCGGTCGCCGTCTCCCGCCCCGCCGTCCAGGTGCCGATCGGCCCCCGCCTGGGAGCCGGCGATCCCGCGCCCTACGACCGCGAAGCGACCTAG
- a CDS encoding anti-sigma factor family protein has protein sequence MLHPHRSLQDLVDGELSDRRRIAVERHVSRCASCAAAVARLRSLKSALLGLRNPAPDPEFQQRLLSPLLDPAASPGGSSAGPREARTGSSAAFVRAHHERTAPRRRHRTLVLAGSSAVVATTMLAGAYVVGSEAGTVPEGVRGSTALRAGWDSVAPRTPTYLDTAQLETLRAGGWYCPELESLGFTLHSAEGITVGGRPTLELVLENDGDTVTVYEQRKVGDAGSAGEPPLNAVTGSAVTTDGFEHVGGADRDIWVRSGRPWQVVLDSPTVTYTVVSDLPAAAMPQTLNQLVATEHAQLFLAPQGQEDSMMERIIRGLSRITHQGG, from the coding sequence ATGCTTCATCCCCATCGTTCGCTCCAGGACCTCGTGGACGGCGAGCTGTCCGACCGCCGCCGCATCGCCGTGGAACGGCACGTCTCCCGCTGCGCCTCGTGTGCAGCGGCCGTCGCACGCCTCCGGAGTCTCAAGAGCGCCCTGCTGGGCCTCCGGAACCCCGCGCCGGACCCCGAGTTCCAGCAGCGGCTCCTCTCGCCGCTCCTCGATCCCGCAGCGTCGCCCGGCGGGTCATCCGCAGGGCCGCGCGAGGCGCGCACCGGGTCCAGCGCCGCCTTCGTCCGCGCGCACCACGAGCGCACGGCACCGCGTCGTCGCCATCGGACGCTCGTCCTGGCAGGCAGCTCCGCCGTCGTCGCGACCACCATGCTCGCCGGTGCGTACGTCGTCGGTTCCGAGGCCGGTACCGTGCCCGAGGGTGTCCGGGGGTCCACGGCGCTGCGCGCCGGCTGGGATTCCGTGGCGCCGCGCACACCCACCTACCTCGACACCGCGCAGCTCGAGACGCTGCGGGCCGGCGGCTGGTACTGTCCGGAGCTCGAGTCGCTCGGGTTCACGCTCCACAGCGCCGAGGGCATCACGGTCGGCGGCAGGCCCACCCTCGAGCTGGTCCTCGAGAACGACGGCGACACGGTCACCGTCTACGAGCAGCGGAAGGTCGGGGACGCCGGGAGTGCCGGCGAGCCGCCCCTGAACGCCGTCACGGGCAGTGCCGTGACCACGGACGGGTTCGAGCACGTGGGCGGCGCCGACCGGGACATCTGGGTGCGCTCGGGCCGGCCGTGGCAGGTGGTCCTCGACAGCCCCACGGTCACCTACACCGTGGTCTCGGACCTGCCGGCCGCCGCGATGCCGCAGACCCTCAACCAGCTCGTGGCGACAGAGCACGCCCAGCTGTTCCTGGCACCGCAGGGCCAGGAGGATTCGATGATGGAGCGGATCATCCGCGGCCTCTCCCGGATCACCCACCAGGGCGGCTAG
- the sigE gene encoding RNA polymerase sigma factor SigE has translation MMSSVKAARAAMETVAEADAPILDEHGDPWVAPSWEEVVTTYSPKVYRLAYRLTGNRFDAEDLTQEVFVRVFRSLANFKPGTLDGWLHRITTNLFLDQARRKTRIRFDGLTEEAESRLPSKHPGPERSFEFNNLDIDVQAALEELPPDFRAAVVLCDLEGLAYDEVAQVLGVKLGTVRSRIHRGRTMLREKLAHRDPRRSGGNAATLGVPRIAGLG, from the coding sequence ATGATGTCCAGCGTCAAGGCGGCACGCGCCGCGATGGAGACGGTCGCCGAAGCGGACGCTCCCATCCTCGATGAGCACGGCGATCCGTGGGTCGCACCGTCCTGGGAGGAAGTCGTCACCACGTACTCGCCCAAGGTCTACCGTCTCGCCTACCGGCTCACCGGCAACCGGTTCGACGCCGAGGACCTCACGCAGGAGGTCTTCGTCAGGGTGTTCCGGTCCCTCGCCAACTTCAAGCCCGGCACACTCGACGGCTGGCTGCACCGCATCACCACGAACCTCTTCCTCGACCAGGCCCGGCGCAAGACCCGGATCCGCTTCGACGGACTTACGGAGGAGGCGGAGAGCCGCCTGCCCAGCAAGCACCCCGGGCCCGAGCGCAGCTTCGAGTTCAACAACCTCGACATCGACGTGCAGGCCGCCCTGGAGGAGCTGCCCCCGGACTTCCGTGCCGCCGTCGTGCTCTGCGACCTCGAGGGCCTCGCCTACGACGAGGTGGCGCAGGTGCTCGGCGTCAAGCTCGGCACCGTCCGGTCCCGTATCCACCGCGGACGCACGATGCTGCGGGAGAAGCTCGCCCACCGCGATCCGCGCCGGTCCGGCGGGAACGCCGCCACCCTCGGAGTCCCGCGGATCGCCGGCCTGGGCTAG
- a CDS encoding O-methyltransferase — protein sequence MAADKHSSWSYTEGLPDEDDVLLRARDRSHELGVAPVTPAVGAALTVLAAASKATTAVEVGAGAGVSGVCLLRGLGRNAVLTTIDSDVDHLRAAREAYAEAGIPSNRTRTISGRAADVLPRLTDRAYDLVFIDADKPGLPAYVEQATRLLKDGGILIVNDALDQDRVAEPAVREQSTNTLRQIGRTIRENEALVSALLPTGTGLLLAVKQRA from the coding sequence ATGGCCGCCGACAAACACAGCAGCTGGTCCTACACGGAAGGACTCCCGGACGAGGACGACGTGCTGCTCCGCGCACGTGACCGGTCCCACGAGCTCGGTGTCGCGCCCGTGACGCCCGCGGTCGGCGCTGCCCTCACGGTGCTCGCGGCCGCTTCGAAGGCCACCACCGCCGTGGAGGTCGGCGCCGGCGCAGGGGTCTCGGGCGTATGCCTGCTGCGGGGGCTCGGCCGCAACGCCGTGCTGACGACCATCGACTCCGACGTCGATCACCTGCGCGCAGCGCGTGAGGCCTACGCGGAGGCGGGGATCCCCTCGAACCGTACGCGGACCATCTCCGGGCGCGCCGCGGACGTACTGCCGCGGCTCACCGACCGGGCCTACGACCTGGTGTTCATCGACGCGGACAAGCCGGGCCTACCCGCGTACGTGGAACAGGCCACGCGCCTGCTGAAGGACGGCGGCATCCTGATCGTCAACGACGCGCTGGACCAGGACCGCGTGGCGGAGCCGGCCGTGCGCGAGCAGTCGACCAACACGCTGCGACAGATCGGGAGGACGATCCGGGAGAACGAGGCACTCGTGTCGGCGCTCCTGCCGACCGGGACCGGACTCCTCCTGGCGGTCAAGCAGCGCGCCTGA
- a CDS encoding DUF3117 domain-containing protein: MAAMKPRTGDGPMEVTKEGRSLIMRVPIDGGGRLVVELNAEEAGKLKDCLLTATN, from the coding sequence ATGGCTGCCATGAAACCGCGAACCGGCGATGGACCGATGGAAGTCACCAAGGAGGGGCGCAGCCTCATCATGCGGGTGCCGATCGACGGCGGCGGCCGCCTCGTCGTCGAGCTGAACGCCGAAGAGGCGGGCAAGCTCAAGGACTGCCTGCTCACCGCCACCAACTAG